The proteins below are encoded in one region of Paracoccus sp. N5:
- a CDS encoding AMP-binding protein — protein MSDGFDLAAHARAMRTAGWWQDRTFDDLLESAIAASPRKKAVVAYRKDRGFDIPAKVMTYAELGDAVAQAAGSLRALGIGRGDVVGLMLPNWWEFVVAAFAACRIGAVPNPLMPIFRERELRFMLGFAETRAILIPKSFRGHDFPQMIDRLRPELPALQHVIVVDGDGPQSFDRLVMNSGAAPVPAAAGTPADPGEMALLMYTSGTTGEPKGVMHCFNTQVACVTALGNRLGLTPEDVHFAVAPFGHMTGYTAMMLQGIHCGGTLVLQDVWEPEAGVAIMAREGATHMAAATPFLSDICNVIARGGPVPDLRSFLCGGAQIPPVVIERARQMMNLGVSSLWGMSESLAGSLTEPERAQEKSATTDGRAVEGVELLIADKDLNPLPQGETGRLWFRGAQQFLGYYKRPGLDGRGPDGWFDTGDLAYMDAEGYIRINGRSKDIVIRGGENIPVVEIETILYRHPRVTDAAIVGYPDRRMGERACAFLVLADRAPFTMQDLRAWMEGSGAARQYWPEAVEVIETMPRNAAGKIQKFTLKEQAAKYAAC, from the coding sequence CTGGCTGGTGGCAGGACAGGACCTTCGACGATCTGCTGGAATCGGCGATCGCCGCATCGCCCCGGAAAAAGGCGGTGGTCGCCTATCGCAAGGATCGGGGCTTCGACATCCCCGCCAAGGTGATGACCTATGCCGAACTGGGCGATGCGGTGGCGCAGGCGGCGGGATCGCTGCGGGCGCTGGGCATCGGCCGGGGCGACGTCGTCGGGCTCATGCTGCCGAACTGGTGGGAATTCGTGGTCGCTGCCTTTGCCGCCTGCCGGATCGGCGCGGTGCCCAATCCGCTGATGCCCATCTTTCGCGAACGCGAATTGCGCTTCATGCTGGGCTTTGCCGAGACGAGGGCGATCCTGATCCCGAAAAGCTTTCGCGGCCACGACTTTCCGCAGATGATCGATCGGCTGAGGCCCGAGCTTCCCGCGTTGCAGCACGTGATCGTCGTGGATGGCGACGGTCCGCAGTCCTTCGACCGGCTCGTCATGAACTCCGGCGCCGCGCCGGTTCCGGCGGCCGCGGGCACGCCCGCCGATCCGGGCGAGATGGCGTTGCTGATGTATACCTCGGGCACCACCGGCGAGCCCAAGGGGGTGATGCATTGCTTCAACACCCAGGTCGCCTGCGTCACCGCGCTGGGCAACCGTCTCGGCCTGACGCCGGAGGACGTGCATTTCGCCGTCGCGCCCTTCGGGCACATGACCGGCTATACCGCGATGATGCTGCAGGGCATCCATTGCGGCGGCACGCTGGTGCTTCAGGACGTCTGGGAGCCCGAGGCCGGGGTGGCGATCATGGCGCGAGAGGGCGCAACCCATATGGCGGCCGCGACGCCCTTCCTGTCCGACATCTGCAACGTCATCGCCAGGGGCGGGCCGGTGCCGGATCTGCGCAGCTTCCTGTGCGGCGGCGCGCAGATCCCGCCCGTGGTCATCGAGCGCGCGCGGCAGATGATGAACCTGGGCGTGTCCTCGCTGTGGGGCATGTCCGAAAGCCTGGCGGGCAGCCTGACCGAACCGGAGCGCGCACAGGAAAAATCCGCCACCACCGACGGTCGTGCGGTCGAGGGGGTCGAACTGCTGATCGCCGATAAGGACCTGAACCCCCTGCCGCAGGGCGAGACCGGGCGGCTCTGGTTCCGCGGCGCGCAGCAGTTCCTGGGCTATTACAAGCGGCCGGGGCTCGATGGCCGCGGGCCGGACGGCTGGTTCGACACCGGCGATCTCGCCTATATGGATGCCGAGGGCTATATCCGGATCAACGGCCGTTCCAAGGACATTGTGATCCGCGGCGGCGAGAATATCCCGGTGGTCGAGATCGAGACGATCCTCTATCGCCACCCCCGCGTCACCGATGCCGCGATCGTCGGCTATCCCGACCGGCGCATGGGCGAACGGGCCTGCGCCTTTCTCGTGCTGGCTGACCGCGCGCCCTTCACCATGCAAGACCTGCGCGCCTGGATGGAGGGCAGCGGGGCGGCGAGGCAATACTGGCCCGAGGCCGTGGAGGTCATCGAGACGATGCCCCGCAATGCCGCCGGCAAGATCCAGAAATTCACGCTGAAGGAACAGGCGGCGAAATACGCCGCCTGCTGA